The Monodelphis domestica isolate mMonDom1 chromosome 7, mMonDom1.pri, whole genome shotgun sequence genome window below encodes:
- the SRCAP gene encoding helicase SRCAP isoform X1 yields the protein MQSSPSPAHPQLPVLQTEMVSDSMTGSNPVSPASTDSPASSGAGGISPQHLAQDSSLDGPPGPTDVSSVPLVGVGLSQPADPASKGPKWEKSHAEIAEQAKHEAEIETRIAELRKEGFWSLRRLPKVPEPARPKGHWDYLCEEMQWLSADFAQERRWKRGVARKVVRMVIRHHEEQRQKEERAKREEQAKLRRIASSIAKEVKQFWSNVEKVVQFKQQSRLEEKRKKALDLQLDFIVGQTEKYSDLLSQSLNQPLAPTPSKAGSSPGLGSSHTGSAASSPPPPVLPQLDDEDRDFQPQEEEEDDEETIEVEEQQEGNDAETQRREIELLRREGELPLEELLRSLPPQLLVAPSSPTQVPSSSDGDSQEVLEEDGEEEEPSQGMKRKHPTPVTHRNKQLWHPDEEDEEFRADEDEAEDEEDTIAAEEQLAGEVDHATELSELAREGELSMEELLQQYAGAYASDASVPGSGSSEDEEDEDDATSSECEQDQEEERHPHEDSSSQSEAEEPIEEEEENVSEEEEASENSDSEESESEVSEQSEEARLRNRADEEEEEEDDDFGVEYLLAQDEEGSEVKGDSGPAAPGPAPSLGPKKEITDIAAAAESLQPKGYTLATTQVKTPIPLLLRGQLREYQHIGLDWLVTMYEKKLNGILADEMGLGKTIQTISLLAHLACEKGNWGPHLIIVPTSVMLNWEMELKRWCPSFKILTYYGAQKERKLKRQGWTKPNAFHVCITSYKLVLQDHQAFRRKNWRYLILDEAQNIKNFKSQRWQSLLNFNSQRRLLLTGTPLQNSLMELWSLMHFLMPHVFQSHREFKEWFSNPLTGMIEGSQEYNEGLVKRLHKVLRPFLLRRVKVDVEKQMPKKYEHVIRCRLSKRQRCLYDDFMAQATTKETLATGHFMSVINILMQLRKVCNHPNLFDPRPVTSPFITPGICFSTASLVLQATDTHPLQRVDMGRFDLIGLEGRVSRYEADTFLPRHRLSRRVLLEVATAPDPPPRPKPVKMKVNRMLQPVPKPEGRTVVVVNSPRTPLSPAPARPPPGPEHSAQLTPGPTPPVLPAPLLVSSSSPGAPLSPTSRPPGPVLLPPLQPNSGPLPQVLPPPLGVLGGTPRPPTPALPLKPSPPAPVRLSPSAPPGSSSLLKPLTVPPGYAFPAAAPPTPGPQRLILSPDMQARLPSGEVVSIGQLASLAQRPVASTGGSKPLTFQIQGNKLTLTGAQVRQLAVGQPRPLQRNVVHLVSAGGQHQVISQPAHVALIQAVAPTPGPTPVSVLPSSTPSTTPAPTGLSLPLAANQVPPAMVNSSGVVKIVVRQAPRDGLGPSPQLAPPPRPSSSGLPALLTPRPALPSGRLPTPTLGPTRGPLPTLVRPLLRLLHSPPPETTASVPGSAPVPISSSPLPVSTSLPGSSSSPLSSPILSPLPIPVSSSLTGPGSSPIPISGSTSLPIPISTPLPNPNSSPLPVLAPLPVSVSTPALLPPVASAVSTSASSAQSPLGVASSAPALTLGLSTTPSPAPVQAPVHPLTLASASTNVQSPNLTGASAPAPVLVPASALASPVPTISAPSSTQAPILTPSSTAPQALTSSLTPGPVPPTAILASSPLPSPVPIPVLAPSPGPTPVLVPSPTPVPVLAPSSVPVSTFASTSSLVPAPAPVLAPSSTQTLVPAIVPTPSIGPPSTQTLALAPALAPPLSSSAQTLSLGSVPPLGPSPAQTLSLAPVSPLGPTPVQTLSLAPTAPLGPSPAQTLSLAPATPLGPSPTQTLALAPASPLGPTQTLSLAPIPSLGPAQALSMAPTPALGPSPSQTLSLAPASPLGSPPTHALTLAPAQTLNLTPAPVQVPSLGPTPAQTLTLTPAQTISSAPLPSSLLVPASGPAPSQVTMVSRLPAPKDEPETLTLRSGPPSPPLPATSFCGVRPRRQPPPPPRSPFYLDTLEEKRKRQRAERLERLFQLSEAHGALAPVYGTEVLQFCSLHQPLASPVGPPVPGPSHPAFWTYTEAAHQAVLFPQQRLDQLAEIIERFIFVMPPVEAPAPSLHACHPPPWLAPRHAAFKEHLACELWPRARPLHRIVCNMRTQFPDLRLIQYDCGKLQTLAVLLRRLKAGAHRVLIFTQMTRMLDVLEQFLTYHGHLYLRLDGSTRVEQRQALMERFNADKRIFCFILSTRSGGVGVNLTGADTVIFYDSDWNPTMDAQAQDRCHRIGQTRDVHIYRLISERTVEENILKKANQKRMLGDMAIEGGNFTTAYFKQQTIRELFDMPLEEPAVPVPPLPSAPEEEEEAVANKQTHILEQALCRAEDEEDIRAATQAKAEQVAELAEFNENEGFPTGEGEESGRPGAEDEEVSRAEQEIAALVEQLTPIERYAMNFLEASLEDVSREELKQAEEQVEAARKDLDQAKEEVFRLPREEEIGAGAGDETACGTGGGSHRRSKKAKAPERPGTRVSERLRGARPETPVANSAATPPAHHTRSNSTAPRHSRSPANERAPRATSRPRIISVPAPESTSSPAIPPIPLSTLPVSTSPPIPNLPLTLRPEVESSTQLEPLPQSLEPKYEEAAVAGPKTPPLTPPPPKDLPSSTTELPIPEESLFPSILAPSPTPKAEVVSNGHELESPECVEETTPIPPSDEELTLALSEDNDLGSPFPRVPEELFQELPDIQQPVEIRVPLPSPEKLQGSAPSEVTGPSASSSAASSPESPSPARPPRRRTSADVEIRGQGTGRTGQPPGPKVLRKLPGRLVTVVEEKELVRRRRQQRPASTPPATGASEIGVSPGSSSTRSNSEPESSPPLGGSCDSLSLSTLPPQARRPLPARRRIDLSSSGGDSPENGEQGQLVTGLPVLKRKRGRPPKNRSPGDAGRELHELLQPVPKDKANGAELVASPVEKRRRGRPPKAREPPTPGALPIPGGGGTESRTPPPPLPPPPPPSLPLPLPLPLSPPPPPSPPSVPACPTAVSPSPPKRKRGRPPKNPPSPRPSQPPAFEHDSSLGLEAGGGGKQQQKPSVESEGSSSDEDGGRPLTRLARLRLEAEGPRVRKAEGSVAAIPNRDDTESAESGTGGTDSTTPPVPLLPVPRSTRLRPGSLVPPLESEKVPRKRSGMPAIGGPVPAKRRYPRPRSPLGAEMSTEESEAEASGEEEAEGDGIPRRRPLSRRPVVATPGDQRVLRSSAPINTVGPSLSHRGRKAKT from the exons ATGCAAAGTAGCCCCTCTCCTGCCCACCCTCAACTTCCAGTTCTCCAGACAGAG ATGGTATCAGACAGCATGACAGGAAGCAACCCTGTATCCCCAGCTTCAACTGACTCCCCAGCCTCCAGTGGGGCAGGTGGCATCTCTCCTCAACACCTAGCCCAGGACTCCTCCTTGGATGGGCCTCCTGGTCCCACTGATGTGTCCTCTGTGCCACTAGTTGGAGTTGGCTTATCCCAGCCTGCTGATCCAGCCAGTAAGGGGCCTAAGTGGGAGAAAAGCCACGCTGAGATTGCTGAGCAAGCCAAGCAT GAAGCAGAGATAGAAACACGAATTGCAGAACTTCGTAAAGAGGGCTTCTGGTCACTAAGGCGACTGCCCAAGGTTCCTGAACCAGCCCGACCCAAGGGTCATTGGGACTACCTTTGTGAAGAAATGCAGTGGCTCTCTGCTGACTTTGCTCAGGAACGACGTTGGAAACGGGGTGTGGCTCGTAAG GTAGTACGGATGGTAATACGTCATCATGAGGAGCAGCGGCAGAAGGAAGAACGGGCTAAGCGGGAAGAGCAGGCCAAATTACGAAGAATTGCCTCATCCATTGCTAAGGAAGTGAAGCAGTTCTGGAGCAATGTGGAGAAG GTGGTGCAGTTCAAACAGCAGTCTCGATTAGAGGAAAAGCGAAAAAAAGCCCTAGACCTTCAACTTGATTTCATTGTGGGCCAAACGGAGAAGTATTCTGATCTGTTGAGCCAGAGCCTCAATCAGCCCCTTGCCCCAACTCCAAGCAAAGCTGGCTCTTCCCCTGGCCTTGGTTCTTCTCACACTGGTTCAGCTGCTTCTAGTCCCCCACCTCCTGTCCTCCCCCAGCTTGATGATGAAG ATCGGGACTTTCAAccacaagaagaagaagaagatgatgaagaGACTATTGAGGTTGAGGAACAACAAGAGGGCAATGATGCAGAGACCCAAAGGCGTGAGATTGAGCTTCTTCGTCGTGAGGGAGAGCTGCCTTTGGAAGAGCTGCTACGTTCTTTGCCCCCCCAGCTGCTGGTTGCACCTTCCAGTCCCACCCAGGTCCCTTCATCAAGTGATGGTGACTCCCAAGAGGTCCTGGAGGAAGATGGTGAAGAGGAAGAACCTTCCCAGGGCATGAAG AGGAAGCACCCAACACCTGTCACTCATCGTAACAAGCAGCTATGGCATCCTGATGAAGAAGATGAGGAGTTCAGGGCTGATGAAGATGAAG CGGAGGATGAAGAGGATACAATAGCAGCTGAGGAACAACTGGCAGGGGAGGTAGACCATGCCACAGAACTCAGTGAATTGGCCCGAGAAG GAGAACTTTCAATGGAGGAGCTGCTACAGCAGTATGCAGGGGCCTATGCTTCAGATGCTTCAGTCCCAGGCTCAGGGAGCAgtgaagatgaggaagatgaagacGATGCTACCAGCTCTGAATGTGAACAAGATCAGGAAGAGGAAAGGCATCCCCATGAGGATAGTAGCAGTCAATCTG AAGCTGAGGAACCaattgaggaggaggaagaaaatgtttcAGAGGAGGAAGAGGCAAGTGAGAATTCAGACTCAGAGGAATCAGAGTCAGAAGTATCTGAGCAGTCTGAGGAGGCCCGTCTTAGAAACAGAgcagatgaagaagaagaggaggaagatgatgaCTTTGGAGTAGAGTATCTTCTGGCCCAGGATGAAGAAGGGAGTGAAGTCAAGGGAGACAGTGGCCCTGCTGCCCCAGGGCCCGCTCCATCATTGGGCCCTAAGAAGGAGATAACTgatattgctgctgctgctgagagCCTCCAACCCAAGGGCTATACCCTGGCTACTACCCAG GTGAAGACTCCAATCCCCCTGTTGCTTCGGGGCCAGCTTCGTGAGTACCAACATATTGGGCTGGATTGGCTGGTCACTATGTATGAGAAGAAGCTCAATGGCATCCTTGCTGATGAGATGGGGCTAGGAAAGACGATCCAGACTATCTCCCTGCTGGCACACTTGGCTTGCGAGAAGG GTAATTGGGGGCCCCACTTGATCATTGTCCCCACCAGTGTCATGTTGAACTGGGAGATGGAACTAAAGCGTTGGTGCCCCAGCTTTAAAATCCTCACTTACTATGGAgctcaaaaagaaaggaaactcaaGCGGCAG GGCTGGACTAAGCCCAATGCCTTCCATGTTTGTATTACATCTTACAAGCTGGTGCTGCAGGACCACCAGGCCTTCCGCCGAAAGAACTGGCGATACCTCATATTAGATGAGGCACAGAATATCAAGAACTTCAAGTCTCAGCGATGGCAGTCGCTACTTAACTTCAACAG CCAGCGCCGTCTGCTCTTGACAGGGACACCATTGCAGAATAGCCTCATGGAATTGTGGTCCCTGATGCACTTCCTGATGCCCCACGTCTTCCAGTCCCACCGAGAGTTCAAGGAATGGTTTTCTAATCCCTTGACTGGCATGATTGAAGGCAGTCAGGAGTACAATGAGGGACTAGTCAAACGGCTACATAag GTCCTTCGCCCCTTCCTACTGCGCCGGGTTAAGGTGGATGTTGAAAAACAGATGCCTAAGAAATACGAACACGTGATCCGTTGCCGTCTATCAAAGCGGCAGCGCTGTCTTTATGATGACTTCATGGCACAGGCTAC TACCAAGGAGACACTTGCCACTGGTCACTTCATGAGTGTCATTAACATCCTAATGCAGTTACGTAAAGTCTGCAACCATCCAAATTTGTTTGATCCACGACCTGTGACTTCTCCTTTCATCACTCCTGGCATCTGCTTTAGCACTGCTTCACTGGTGCTTCAGGCTACAGATACTCATCCCCTGCAA CGGGTGGACATGGGCCGGTTTGACCTAATTGGACTGGAGGGCCGAGTATCTCGTTATGAGGCTGACACATTTCTGCCCCGGCATCGCCTCTCCCGCCGGGTACTACTGGAGGTGGCCACTGCTCCGGATCCCCCTCCCCGTCCCAAGCCTGTCAAGATGAAAGTCAACAG GATGCTGCAGCCGGTGCCAAAGCCTGAAGGCCGGACAGTAGTTGTGGTGAACAGCCCACGGACACCCTTGAGCCCTGCCCCAGCCCGACCTCCTCCAGGCCCTGAGCACTCAGCCCAGCTCACCCCTGGCCCAACCCCTCCAGTGCTGCCAGCCCCACTACTGGTGTCATCCTCATCCCCTGGGGCTCCGCTTAGCCCAACATCCCGGCCCCCTGGCCCAGTCTTGCTACCCCCTCTGCAGCCAAACAGTGGTCCCCTCCCCCAGG TGCTGCCACCCCCTCTGGGGGTGCTGGGTGGAACCCCAAGGCCCCCCACCCCAGCCTTGCCCTTGAAGCCATCTCCACCTGCCCCAGTACGCCTGAGCCCCTCTGCTCCACCTGGCTCATCCAGCCTGTTAAAGCCCCTGACGGTGCCACCTGGCTATGCCTTCCCAGCTGCAGCTCCTCCAACCCCGGGGCCTCAGCGCCTCATCCTCTCCCCTGACATGCAAGCCCGCCTGCCCT CTGGTGAGGTGGTGAGCATTGGGCAGTTGGCCTCCTTAGCACAGCGGCCAGTGGCCAGTACAGGGGGCAgtaaacccctcaccttccagaTCCAGGGAAACAAATTGACTTTGACTGGTGCCCAGGTGCGCCAACTTGCTGTGGGGCAGCCCCGCCCGCTGCAAA GGAACGTGGTGCACCTGGTGTCAGCAGGGGGGCAGCACCAAGTCATCAGCCAGCCTGCCCATGTGGCTCTCATCCAGGCAGTGGCCCCGACCCCTGGCCCTACCCCTGTCTCTGTGCTGCCTTCTTCGACCCCCAGCACCACCCCTGCCCCTACTGGTCTCAGCCTCCCGCTTGCTGCCAACCAGG TGCCCCCAGCCATGGTGAACAGCTCAGGAGTGGTGAAGATTGTAGTTCGACAGGCCCCTAGAGATGGATTGGGTCCTTCACCCCAGCTGGCCCCACCACCCCGGCCTTCCAGCTCTGGACTTCCAGCACTACTGACCCCACGACCTGCACTTCCCTCTGGCCGGCTACCTACTCCTACTCTAGGCCCTACCCGTGGTCCTCTGCCCACACTGGTTAGGCCCCTGCTCAGGCTATTACATAGTCCCCCACCAGAGACAACTG CCTCagttcctggctctgctcctgtCCCCATATCATCATCTCCCCTTCCAGTCTCAACTTCACTTCCTGGCTCAAGCTCATCTCCTCTCTCTAGTCCCATCTTGTCTCCACTTCCCATCCCAGTCTCATCTTCACTTACTGGTCCTGGCTCATCTCCCATCCCCATTTCAGGTTCCACTTCACTCCCTATTCCAATCTCAACTCCACTTCCCAACCCTAACTCATCTCCACTCCCTGTCTTAGCTCCACTTCCTGTTTCAGTGTCAACTCCAGCTCTCTTGCCTCCTGTGGCTTCTGCTGTCTCAACTTCTGCTTCTTCAGCCCAGTCACCATTAGGAGTTGCCTCATCAGCTCCAGCCTTGACACTGGGACTGAGTACAACTCCTTCACCTGCACCAGTCCAGGCTCCAGTCCACCCTCTGACTCTGGCATCAGCTTCTACAAATGTACAAAGTCCTAACCTGACTGGAGCTTCAGCACCAGCACCAGTCCTGGTTCCTGCTTCAGCTTTGGCCTCCCCTGTTCCAACAATATCAGCCCCATCTTCAACTCAGGCTCCCATCCTGACTCCATCATCTACAGCACCTCAGGCTCTGACTTCTTcgctgactccagggccagttcCGCCAACAGCAATCCTGGCTTCATCTCCACTTCCATCACCAGTTCCCATTCCAGTCCTGGCTCCATCACCGGGCCCTACACCTGTTTTGGTTCCATCACCAACTCCTGTTCCAGTCTTAGCTCCATCATCAGTTCCAGTATCCACCTTCGCTTCAACTTCTTCATTGGTGCCAGCCCCAGCTCCAGTCCTGGCCCCATCATCAACTCAGACCCTGGTACCAGCTATAGTTCCAACACCTTCAATAGGCCCACCTTCTACCCAGACACTAGCCCTAGCTCCAGCTTTAGCACCACCACTTAGCTCTTCTGCTCAGACACTCTCTCTGGGTTCAGTGCCCCCTCTGGGTCCGTCTCCAGCTCAGACCCTCTCATTGGCTCCAGTATCTCCCCTAGGTCCAACTCCAGTTCAGACCCTCTCACTGGCTCCTACAGCACCACTGGGTCCATCTCCAGCTCAGACACTTTCATTGGCTCCTGCAACTCCTCTGGGTCCATCTCCAACTCAGACGCTTGCTCTAGCTCCAGCTTCCCCCTTGGGTCCGACTCAGACTCTTTCTCTGGCTCCAATTCCGTCATTGGGTCCAGCTCAGGCACTCTCTATGGCACCCACACCAGCTTTGGGTCCATCTCCATCTCAGACTCTATCTCTGGCTCCAGCTTCCCCCTTGGGATCACCTCCAACTCATGCACTGACTTTGGCTCCTGCTCAGACACTGAATCTGACCCCAGCCCCAGTTCAGGTGCCCTCTCTGGGCCCAACTCCAGCACAGACACTGACCCTGACTCCAGCACAGACAATATCTTCGGCCCCTCTACCATCTTCCCTCCTGGTTCCAGCTTCAGGCCCAGCTCCCTCACAAGTTACCATGGTTTCTCGATTACCTGCTCCCAAGGATGAGCCTGAAACTCTGACACTGCGTTCAGGCCCCCCTAGCCCTCCCCTTCCGGCTACCTCGTTCTGTGGAGTCCGGCCCCGACGCCAGCCACCTCCACCACCCCGATCCCCCTTCTATCTG GACACTTTGGAGGAAAAGCGGAAGCGACAACGGGCAGAACGCCTAGAACGGCTCTTTCAACTGAGTGAGGCCCATGGAGCATTGGCACCTGTATATGGGACTGAGGTGCTACAGTTCTGTTCCTTGCACCAACCCCTGGCCAGCCCAGTTGGACCCCCTGTCCCTGGCCCCAGCCATCCTGCCTTTTGGACTTATACTGAGGCTGCCCACCAGGCTGTGTTGTTTCCCCAGCAGCGGCTTGACCAACTGGCAGAAATCATTGAGAG GTTCATATTTGTCATGCCTCCTGTGGAGGCTCCAGCCCCATCCCTGCATGCCTGCCACCCACCTCCTTGGCTGGCTCCACGCCATGCAGCCTTCAAGGAGCACCTGGCTTGTGAACTTTGGCCCCGGGCTCGGCCGCTACACCGTATAGTCTGTAACATGCGAACTCAGTTCCCTGACCTTCGACTTATACAGTATGACTGTG GAAAGCTGCAGACACTTGCAGTGTTGCTAAGGCGGCTCAAGGCTGGGGCACACCGGGTGCTCATCTTCACCCAGATGACTCGAATGTTGGACGTATTGGAGCAGTTCCTTACCTACCATGGCCACCTCTACCTACGGCTGGATGGTTCCACCCGTGTTGAACAAAGACAG GCTTTGATGGAGCGGTTCAATGCAGACAAACGAATTTTTTGCTTCATACTTTCAACACGGAGTGGGGGTGTGGGTGTGAACCTGACGGGGGCAGATACAGTCATCTTCTATGACAGTGATTGGAACCCCACCATGGATGCACAAGCCCAGGACCGCTGCCACCGCATTGGCCAGACCCGAGATGTGCATATCTACAG GCTTATCAGTGAACGAACTGTGGAGGAGAACATCCTGAAGAAGGCCAATCAAAAGCGAATGCTGGGGGATATGGCCATAGAGGGTGGCAACTTCACCACAGCCTATTTTAAACAG CAGACAATTCGTGAGTTGTTTGATATGCCCTTGGAAGAGCCAGCTGTCCCTGTCCCACCTTTGCCTTCTGCCcctgaagaagaggaagaagctgTGGCCAACAAGCAGACCCACATTTTGGAACAG GCACTATGCCGGGCAGAGGATGAAGAGGATATCCGTGCAGCCACCCAAGCCAAGGCAGAGCAGGTGGCAGAGCTTGCAGAGTTCAATGAGAATGAAGGTTTCCCCactggagagggagaggagagtggTAGGCCAGGGGCTGAAGATGAGGAGGTATCCAGAGCTGAGCAAGAGATTGCTGCCCTTGTGGAACAG CTGACACCTATTGAGCGCTATGCCATGAACTTTTTGGAGGCGTCGCTGGAGGATGTGAGCCGCGAGGAGTTGAAACAGGCAGAA GAACAAGTAGAGGCTGCACGAAAAGACCTAGACCAAGCTAAGGAAGAAGTATTTCGTCTACCCCGTGAGGAGGAGATTGGGGCAGGAGCTGGGGATGAAACAGCCTGTGGGACTGGTGGAGGCAGCCATCGCCGTAGTAAGAAAGCCAAGGCCCCTGAGCGTCCAGGAACCCGGGTCAGTGAAAGGCTTCGTGGAGCCCGGCCTGAGACTCCAGTGGCAAATTCTGCTGCTACCCCACCTGCTCATCATACTCGTAGTAATTCCACTGCTCCTCGTCATAGTCGAAGCCCTGCCAATGAGAGAGCCCCACGGGCTACCTCACGACCCCGGATCATTTCAGTTCCAGCTCCTGAATCCACATCATCTCCTGCCATCCCCCCAATACCCCTTAGTACCCTGCCAGTTTCCACTTCTCCACCAATCCCCAACCTACCACTAACCTTGAGACCTGAGGTAGAATCATCAACCCAGTTGGAGCCACTCCCTCAGTCACTGGAGCCTAAGTATGAGGAGGCAGCAGTGGCTGGCCCCAAGACCCCTCCACTTACCCCTCCCCCTCCAAAAGACCTGCCATCAAGTACCACTGAACTCCCTATACCAGAGGAGAGTCTTTTCCCTAGTATACTTGCCCCAAGTCCAACCCCTAAGGCAGAGGTTGTTTCCAATGGCCATGAGCTGGAGTCTCCAGAGTGTGTTGAGGAGACCACACCAATACCACCTAGTGATGAAGAGTTAACTCTAGCTCTAAGTGAGGACAATGACCTTGGGTCCCCATTTCCTAGAGTCCCTGAAGAGCTTTTCCAGGAACTACCAGATATTCAACAGCCAGTGGAGATTCGAGTCCCATTACCCAGTCCTGAGAAGCTCCAAGGTTCTGCTCCATCAGAGGTAACAGGTCCATCAGCTTCTTCTTCAGCTGCTTCTTCTCCTGAGAGTCCTTCACCAGCTCGTCCTCCGAGACGGCGCACCAGTGCTGATGTGGAAATTCGGGGACAAGGGACAGGAAGGACTGGGCAGCCCCCAGGTCCCAAGGTACTGAGAAAGCTACCTGGCAGGCTGGTCACAGTAGTGGAGGAAAAGGAGCTTGTGCGAAGGCGACGACAGCAGCGTCCAGCTTCAACACCGCCAGCAACAGGGGCCTCAGAGATTGGGGTCAGCCCTGGAAGCTCTTCAACCCGGAGCAACTCTGAGCCTGAGTCTTCCCCTCCTCTGGGAGGCTCCTGTGATTCTCTGTCACTTTCTACTCTGCCTCCCCAAGCCCGGCGACCTTTGCCTGCTCGCCGCCGAATTGACCTGAGCAGTTCTGGTGGGGACAGCCCAGAGAATGGAGAACAAGGACAGCTAGTCACAGGTCTACCTGTCTTGAAGCGCAAACGTGGCCGACCACCTAAGAACAGGTCCCCTGGGGATGCAGGGCGTGAGCTACATGAGTTGCTCCAACCTGTACCTAAGGACAAGGCCAATGGAGCCGAGTTAGTGGCATCACCTGTGGAAAAACGAAGGCGGGGGCGGCCCCCTAAGGCGAGAGAACCACCTACCCCAGGAGCCCTGCCCATTCCGGGAGGTGGTGGCACTGAGAGTCGGACACCGCCACCCCCCTTgccacctcctcctcccccttcccttcctctacctcttccccttcctctttctcctcctccccccccttctcctccttctgtcCCTGCCTGTCCTACAGCTGTTTCACCTTCCCCACCCAAACGGAAAAGGGGCCGACCCCCCAAAAACCCTCCATCACCCCGGCCTAGCCAGCCACCAGCTTTTGAGCATGACAGTTCCTTAGGTCTTGAAGCTGGTGGAGGGGGGAAACAACAACAGAAGCCTTCTGTTGAAAGTGAGGGTAGCTCCTCTGATGAGGATGGGGGTCGTCCTCTTACTCGCCTAGCCCGCCTCCGTTTAGAAGCAGAGGGACCCCGGGTTCGGAAGGCAGAGGGATCTGTGGCAGCCATCCCTAACAGAGATGACACAGAATCAGCAGAAAGTGGCACTGGTGGCACTGATTCAACAACACCCCCTGTACCACTGCTCCCAGTTCCTCGTTCAACCCGACTACGTCCAGGCTCCCTAGTCCCCCCACTGGAGAGTGAGAAGGTACCCCGAAAACGGTCAGGGATGCCAGCCATTGGTGGCCCTGTCCCAGCCAAGAGGAGGTACCCACGACCTCGAAGCCCTTTGGGGGCTGAGATGTCAACAGAGGAGTCAGAGGCTGAGGCCTCGGGCGAGGAGGAAGCTGAGGGTGATGGTATTCCCCGCCGTCGGCCTCTGTCCCGACGCCCAGTTGTGGCCACCCCTGGGGACCAACGTGTCCTGCGAAGCAGTGCCCCTATAAATACAGTTGGCCCTTCCCTCAGCCACAGAGGCCGGAAGGCTAAAACGTGA